From one Haloferax marinisediminis genomic stretch:
- a CDS encoding DUF5518 domain-containing protein yields the protein MELSLRAIAYGFAATLVIGLLSGFTVPFTSFTLPTIGYILTGIIGGFVAGYMVTTGTTDGAINGLVATTVGAIFVAIGLVLFNILFTGVFFGLTTFAAAIVIIAIAGIPGALGGAVGSMMHDRSAERAGRPAA from the coding sequence ATGGAACTTAGTCTACGCGCGATTGCATACGGTTTCGCCGCAACACTCGTCATCGGGTTACTCAGTGGCTTCACAGTGCCGTTTACGAGCTTCACTCTCCCGACGATTGGGTACATCCTGACCGGGATTATCGGTGGGTTCGTCGCTGGATACATGGTCACGACGGGAACGACAGACGGCGCGATTAACGGCCTCGTCGCAACGACTGTCGGTGCCATATTCGTCGCCATCGGACTCGTCCTGTTCAACATCCTGTTCACAGGCGTGTTCTTCGGCCTGACCACGTTCGCGGCCGCCATCGTCATCATCGCGATCGCCGGCATCCCGGGCGCCCTCGGTGGCGCAGTCGGCAGCATGATGCACGACCGCTCCGCAGAACGTGCCGGCAGACCCGCTGCCTGA
- a CDS encoding tRNA (N(6)-L-threonylcarbamoyladenosine(37)-C(2))-methylthiotransferase: MARYHIETYGCTSNRGESRAIESALRDAGHYRVDGPEEADVAIMNTCTVVEKTERNMLRRAKELEQETADLIITGCMALAQGNDFREEGIDAQILHWDDVPTAVTNGECPTPGPGVEPVLDGVVGILPIARGCMSNCSYCITKFATGRVDSPSVEENVEKARALVHAGAKELRITGQDTGVYGWDKGDRKLPELLDRICSEIEGDFRVRVGMANPGGVHGIRQELADVFAKHDKLYNFIHAPVQSGSDEVLEHMRRQHRVDKFRDIVETFDETLGYWTLSTDFIVGYPTETDEDHAKSMDLLREIRPEKINVTRFSKRPGTDAADLKGLGGTIKKERSKEMSEAKMDIVAAAYEEMVGTEHDVLVVEEGTGDSVKCRDEAYRQIIVQNASEHGLEPGDFARVTVTAHQTVYAFGEPVETRVEPKAA; the protein is encoded by the coding sequence ATGGCCCGATACCACATCGAGACGTACGGCTGTACCTCGAATCGCGGCGAGAGCCGTGCCATCGAGAGTGCGCTCCGCGACGCGGGTCACTACCGCGTCGATGGTCCCGAGGAAGCCGACGTTGCCATCATGAACACCTGTACGGTCGTGGAGAAGACGGAGCGGAACATGCTCCGTCGGGCCAAAGAACTCGAACAGGAAACGGCCGACCTCATCATCACCGGCTGTATGGCGCTCGCACAGGGGAACGACTTCCGCGAGGAGGGCATCGACGCCCAGATTCTCCACTGGGACGACGTGCCGACTGCCGTCACCAACGGCGAATGTCCGACGCCCGGCCCGGGTGTCGAACCCGTCTTAGACGGCGTCGTCGGCATCCTCCCCATCGCCCGCGGGTGCATGTCGAACTGTTCGTACTGCATCACGAAGTTCGCGACCGGTCGCGTCGACTCCCCATCGGTCGAAGAGAACGTCGAGAAAGCCCGCGCACTCGTCCACGCCGGTGCGAAGGAACTCCGCATCACCGGCCAGGACACCGGCGTCTACGGCTGGGACAAAGGCGACCGGAAGCTTCCGGAACTCCTCGACCGCATCTGCTCGGAAATCGAGGGCGACTTCCGCGTTCGTGTCGGCATGGCCAACCCCGGCGGCGTCCACGGCATCCGGCAGGAACTCGCGGACGTGTTCGCAAAGCACGACAAACTCTACAACTTCATCCACGCGCCCGTGCAGTCGGGGTCCGACGAAGTCCTCGAACACATGCGCCGCCAGCACCGCGTCGACAAGTTCCGTGACATCGTCGAGACGTTCGACGAGACGCTCGGCTATTGGACGCTCTCGACGGACTTCATCGTCGGCTACCCAACCGAAACCGACGAGGACCACGCGAAGTCGATGGACCTGCTCCGCGAGATTCGCCCCGAGAAGATCAACGTCACGCGCTTCTCGAAGCGCCCCGGCACCGACGCTGCCGACCTGAAGGGCCTCGGTGGGACCATCAAGAAAGAGCGGTCGAAGGAGATGTCCGAAGCCAAGATGGACATCGTCGCCGCCGCGTACGAAGAGATGGTCGGCACCGAACACGACGTGCTCGTCGTCGAAGAGGGAACTGGCGACTCCGTGAAGTGCCGCGACGAGGCCTATCGGCAAATCATCGTCCAGAACGCCTCCGAACACGGCCTCGAACCTGGTGACTTCGCTCGCGTGACGGTCACCGCTCACCAGACTGTCTACGCCTTCGGCGAACCGGTCGAAACACGAGTCGAGCCGAAAGCGGCCTGA